GTCCTCTGCATTGGACAAACGGGGAGAGAATCAGCGAGCGGCAGGTTATAATGGAATCGGATTTCTCCAAACCGAACCCACCTGCCTACCCCCTCTCTCATTTCTCGATGCCGCCCATGAAACGCACTTCGCTCGCTCTGCTGCTTGTCTGTCTGATCATCACCTCGGCCCAAGCTCAGACGGCTCCCAAGCCGATCAAGGCCCTACTAGTGACCGGCGGTTGCTGTCACGACTACGACAATCAGAAGAACCTGATCAAAATCGGCCTAGAAGAACGAGCGCTGATGGAAGTAACGGTGGTTCATCAAGGGGGCTCCACCACCGATACGAAGATTCCGCTTTATCAAGATCCGGATTGGGCCAAGGGATACGATATCATCCTGCACGACGAGTGCTTTGCTGGCGTCAACGATCCTGCTTGGACGGCTCGCGTGTTAAAGCCGCATCAAGAAGGCGTGCCAGGCGTAGTGATTCACTGTGCGATGCATTGTTATCGCGACAAGACGGATCAATGGTTCAAGTTTTGCGGCGTCACCTCGCATGGTCATGGGGCTCAATATCCGCACGAGGTTTTGAACGTCGACGCCGAACATCCCATCATGGAGGGGTTTGGCGCCGCGTGGGCTAATCCTCAGGGAGAGCTGTATCACATCGCCAAGCTGTGGCCCGACGCCCACTCGTTGGGAGTCGCCAAAAATCAAGACAACGGCAAAGCCGAGACTTGCGTTTGGGTCAATCAATATGGAGACACGCGCGTTTTTGGCACCACGCTGGGACACCACAACGAAACGGTCAGCGCTGACAAGTTTCTCGATCTGTTGACGCGCGGCGCGCTCTGGGCCTGCGACAAGCTAAACGCCGACTATCTAAAGCCGGAAATGCCGAAACTGGTTCCGGTCAACCTGGCGCAGGGAAAACCGACGACCGCTTCGAGTGAAGAGACCGGTAAAAGTAACTTCAAGCAACTTGCTGTCGACGGCGATCCGGCGACTCGCTGGTGCGCCGGAAACGGCAGTGCGCCTCAGTGGTTGATCGTCGACCTCGAAACGCCGCAATCGATTCATGGCTGTAAGATTGATTGGGAGTCGGATCAAACGATCTATCGCTATACGGTCGACGTCTCTTCGGATCAAAACGTCTGGAAGACCGTCGTTGATCGATCCCAGAATGACGGAGACCGCAATCACCAATTTGACTTTGCGGCCGATGACGTTCGTTATGTTCGCGTGCAATATCTCGGCAGCAACACCGGTGGTTGGGGAAGCGTTCGTGAGCTCTCCGTCTTCGGCGACCAGTGGACGACAATTGATCCGGTCGCGGACGCTGACAGCGCCGATGCCGAGCTGCTGGCGAAAGTAAAAGTGCCGGAGGAGTTTGACGTCACGCTGTTCGCAGCTCCGCCGGCGGTCACCTATCCGGTCTATGTAGCCGCCGCGCCCGATGGCGTCGTTTACGTTTCGGTCGACAAAAATGGCTCGCTCGACCGCAAGCTGAATCGCGGCGCCATCTATCGCCTGCGCGATATTGATGGAGACGGACGTGCGGATGAATCGAAGTTGTTCGTGTCGGATGTGGACTCGCCGCGGGGACTGGTTTGGGATCGTGATCGCTTGTACGTGATGCACCCGCCGCATTTGAGCGCTTTCATCGATCATGACGGCGACGGCGTTGCGGACGAAGAAAAAGTGCTGGTCAAAAATATCGCCTTTGATTTCAAAGATCGGCCGGCCGATCACACGTCCAACGGCGTGACCCTGGGTATCGACGGTTGGCTTTATCTGGCGATCGGCGACTTTGGATTTATGGAGGCCGAAGGCGCCGATGGGACCAAGTTGCAATTCCGCTATGGCGGCGTCATTCGCGTTCGTCCCGATGGCAGCGGATTGCAAGTCTACTCACGCGGCACGCGCAACATTCTGGAAGTGGCGCTCGATCCGCGACTGAACGGGTTTACTCGCGACAACACCAACGACGGCGGCGGCTGGGATATTCGCCTGCATCATTTCAGCGGGCACGAAACGCATGGTTACCCGCGACTTTATATGAACTTTGGCGATGAGATCGTGCAACCGTTGGCTGATTACGGCGGCGGTTCTGGCTGCGGCGCTTTGTACTTGAGCGAACCTGGTTTTCCGGGTGAATATGGGGATGCGATCTACACGGCCGATTGGGGCCGCAGCATGATCTATCGCCATCTGCCGAAAGCCAGCGGCGCCACGTTCACTGCGGACCAAGAGGAATTCATCAAACTGCCGCGAGTGACCGATTTGGACGTCGACGCGCAGGGTAACATCTACGCAACCAGCTGGGATGGGGCCACGTTTACTTATAACGGTGAGCATGTCGGCTCGCTGATTCGCGTGACCCCCAAGGGATATCAGGCTAAACCGGTCCCTGATTTTCTAACGGCGACCGCGGAAGAACTGGTGAAGCTGATCGCCGATTCGGCCAGCCATCGCATTCGCTTAGCGGCTCAGCGAGAACTACTGGCCCGCAATGTCGATGATGCGTCGGTCGCCGCTTTGACCAAGCTGGTTGAAAACAAATCGGCGCCGCTCGACAATCGGGTCGCGGCAATCTTCACGCTCAAGCAATGGCTCGGCCAGAAAAGCCATGCGATTTTGGCCAGAGTCGCTGCTGACGAAAGCATGCGAGCCTTTGCGATTCGCGCGTTGACCGATCGTTGGGATCAACAAACGGAAATTCCGGTTAACCTGCTGCTGGAGAGCTTATCGTCGAGCGATGCTCGGACGCAGCTTGAAGCGATCGTTGGCTTAACTCGTTTGGGCGACGTCAAAAATGGCGCTGCGATAACGGCCTATTTGGACCATCAAGATCCGATCATCGCGCATACCGCCGTGCAAGCGCTGATCAAGTTGCAAGCCGCGGGCGCCGCCCTGGCGGTGATCGACAATCCCCAAGCGTCGTCTGCTCAGCGAACCGGAGCGATTCGCGTGGTGCAATCGTTGCACGACGCCGATGTCGTCACCGCATTGATCGAACGTTTGGCGAAAGAGCAAGACGCCGCGCGTCGCAGTGATCTGCTGATCGCGCTCTGCCGACTTTACAATCATGAAGGCAAGTGGACCGGGCAAAGCTGGGGAACGCGTCCCGATACGCGCGGTCCCTATTATCAGCCGGAGCCATGGAGCGAGTCGCCGCGCATCGCCGCCGCGCTGAAGAATCAGTTGGAATCTCTTTCGCCGACCGACGCCGAGTTTCTGCTGAAACAATTGGCCCGTCATCGCGTCGATCTCGACGGCAGTTTGCAACTTGTGTTGACTCGCGCCGCCGCTGACGCTCAGTTTATTCCCGCTGCCGTCACCAAGATCGCGGCCGGCGATTCGCTGCCCAGCGAAGCGATTCCGTTGCTCGAAAAAGTAGTTGCCGATGAAACCGCGGAAGCGGCCGTGAAATCGGCGGCGGTCATTGCTTTGCTACGTTCACAGAACAAAGACGTTTTGGCTACTGCTCACGCCGGTCTGAATGCGCTGCATAGCGACACGAAGTCGAAGGCTGCTTATCTGGCGGCGTTTGATGCGTTTAAAGATTCGGGACGCTTGAGCAGTTGCGTTCATCCCTTGCAAGAGATGGCCGTCTCCAACGAGGGGATCGCATCGGTGTGGGCCGACGCCGGCCTGGTTTTGCTTTCGCAACAGAAAAAGCTTTCTCCGGAAGTGCAAGCAATCGTCGCGAAGTCGGTTGACTCTGGCTGGAGCGATCGTCCGCGTCAACGACTCGAGGCCGTCTATCTGGCGAATGATCGTCGAGCCGAAGAGAAAATCATCGAACTGCTCGCGTCCAACGATCCCCAAGTCAGCGGCGCCGCGCAGCGGATCGCCAACGCCTGGCAGATCAAAGCCCAAATGCCGAGCGGACCAAAGCTGAAGACGATGAAGCCGGAAGAAATCATCGCCCAGGTGATGAAGAAGAAAGGGGATGTCAAGCGAGGCGAGCAGCTCTTCGCCAAGCTTACCTGCAATCGTTGCCATACGGTCGATCCGAACGAAAAGCCGATCGGTCCTTACTTGCCGCAGGTCGCCAAAACTTACAGGCGTGAGCAATTGGCCGAATCGGTGCTGCTGCCGAGCAAAACGTTCGCGCAAGGTTTTGTCACCAATATCTTTTTGCTGGACGATGGACGCGTCATGACGGCGTTTATCACCAGCGAAGCTGCCGACGAAATTATCATTCGTGACGAACAAGGGAATGAGCACAAGCTTGACCCGGATGCGATCGATGCTCGCAAGAAGAGCGAGGTCTCTGTGATGCCCAAGGGACTGACTGACGAGATAACGCTGGACGAGTTCACCTCGCTGATCGACTATCTGCAATCGTTGGCCGCAAAGGCTCCAGACGCCAAGTAAGCGGATCGCCGACCTTTTCGTCGCGTGATCGGCGGTTTAAGCTGGCGGTTTTCGCTCCTCTTGTATGCGGAACCGCCTGATGACTGACGAAGCGCCGTCGCTGAATACGCTGATCGATCGTCTGACGACCGACGACCAAACCTCGGTCGCCGCGATCAAGCAAATGATTTCGCAGTTTGTCGCCGAACGGGACTGGCGGCAATTTCACGCTCCCAAAAATATCAGCATGGCGCTGGCGGTCGAAGCGGCCGAACTGATGGAACATTTCCAGTGGCTTACGGTCGAAGCGTCGCGGGAAGTAGAGTCCGACCCCGCCAAGATGACCGCCATCGGCGAAGAATTGGCCGATATCTTATGCTACGGGCTCGCATTGGCCAACGAGCTGAATATTGATGTCGCGGCGGCGATGAGCGACAAAATGCGGAAAAACATCCGCAAATACCCCAAAGACGAATATCAAGGGCGGTACGGCAAAGACGATCCAGGGCGCCGCGACTAGCCGCAGTCGACCGAGCCCCTGACCAGGGAGTTGCTCGAAGTTTTTCAGGCGATTAGGCTAAAAGATTCGACGCCGTTTCCCTCCCGCCTAGGCGTCGTCGATCTCCCCAGGCCGTATTCTGTCGTTTGTTCTACCAAGGTCGATCGTCGTGAAGCTATTTGCACCGATTCTCGCGCTGGCGCTGTCGACGCTAGCGCTCCCTTCTTTCGTTCGTGCCGAAAACGATGTTCCCGAACCGGAGACGCCGCAAGTTGCGCCCGCCTCGGACGAAGGGAAGAACGCGATGTCGGGCTTCCAGATGCCTGCAGGCTTCCAGGTCGAGCTGTTCGCCGCCGAACCGCGGATCGCGAATCCGGTTGCATTTTGCTTTGATCCGACGGGACGCGTGTTTGTCGCTGAGACATTTCGGCAAAGCAAAGGGGTCGAAGACAATCGCGGACACAACTATTGGCTCCATGATGATCTGGCGGCGCAATCGGTCGAAGATCGCCGCGCCTACATCCTCAAACACCATCCCGAAGCGAAAGAGTCCTACACCAAACATGACGATCGCATTCGTCTGATCGAAGATCGCGACGGCGATCACCGGGCCGATCACGATTCGGTCTTCGCCGATCACTTCAACGATATCGTCGAAGGAACCGGCGCCGGCGTACTGTGGCTGAACGGCGATCTCTTTTACACGAACATTCCCAATCTCTGGAAGCTGCGCGATACCGACAACGACGGCGTCGCCGACCAGCGCAAGGCGCTTTATACCGGCTTCGGCGTGCGGTACGCGTTTCGTGGACATGACATGCACGGACTGGTCGTTGGCAACGACGGCAAGGTTTATTTCAGCATCGGCGATCGCGGCTACAACGTCCGCACCAACGCCGGCGTACTGAAAGATCCCGGTAGCGGCGCCGTGTTTCGTTGCAATCCGGATGGAACGGAATTGGAAGTCTTTTATACGGGGCTGCGAAATCCGCAAGAGCTGACGTTTGACGACTACGGCAATCTGTTCACCGGGGACAACAACTCGGACAGCGGCGATGCAGCGCGGTGGATCTATCTGGTCGAAGGGGGAAACAGCGGTTGGAATATGGCTTTCCAATATCTCAGCGATCGCGGACCTTGGAATCGCGAAAAGCTATGGCACCCCTTTCACGAAGGCCAGGCCGCATATCTGAATCCGCCGATTCGCAACTTTGGCGACGGGCCGAGCGGCCTGGCGTATTATCCCGGCGTCGGCCTCGGAGAAAAGTTTCGTGGGACCTTTTTCCTCTGCGACTTTCGCGGCGGTCCCGCCAATAGCGGCGTCCGTTCTTTTACGCTGAAAAACAAAGGCGCCACCTACGAAATGGTGGACCACCAACTGGCGATTTGGCACATTCTGGCGACCGACGTCGATTTTGGCCCCGATGGAGCCATCTATGTCAGCGACTGGGTCGACGGTTGGAACGGGCTCAACAAAGGGCGACTCTATCGCTTCTTCGATCCGAAAGAAATCGATCAGCCGATCGTCAAAGAGATGCAAAAACTGCTGGCCGCCGGGTTCACCGACAAAGCGACGGACGAACTTGGCAAGCTGCTGGCCCACCCCGATCGACGCGTTCGCCAAGGGGCTCAGTTTGAACTGGCTAATCGTGATGCATTAGACGTCTTCAACCAAGTTGCGACCAGCAGCGACAACCAATTGGCTCGCTTGCACGCGATCTGGGGCATTGGACAAATCGCCGACAAGCTGCGCGACGTTCGCGAACGGGCCGAGCCTGCCAAAGCGCTCAGCGAAACGATGGTGAAGGACGCCGATCCCGAAGTTCGCGCCCAAGCGGCCAAAGTCCTGGGCGATCTCGAAGTTCCGGAATCGCTCGTCGCGCTGCTTGACGACGAGAACCCGCGGGTGAAATACTTCGCCCTTGTCGGCGTTTCCAAGGGAAATCATTTTGGCGACACGCGGCCGATGTTCGAGCGGATCGTCGAGATCCTCGCCGAAAACGACGATCAGGACCCCGTCTTGCGACATGGCGCCGTGCTGGCCTTGGCAGCTACGCGAAACGTCCAGCAGATCGGCGATCTGTCAAAACATGACTCGGTCGCGGTTCGTCGCGCCGCGGTCGTGGCGCTGCGACGACTGCATAGTCCGTCGATCGTCCGGTTTTTGGGAGATGGAAATGAGTCGGTTGTTCTGGAAGCGGCTCGTGCGATTCATGATTTGCCGATGGAAGCCGCGATGCCGCAACTTGCCGGCCTGATCCATCGCGGGCTAAAAGACAACGCTTTATTACGCCGCGTCCTGAATGCAAACTTTCGACTAGGTGACGCCGAGACAGCCGCCGCCTTGGCCGAATACGCCGCTGATTCCAACGCGCCGGAAGCGATGCGGTTAGAAGCGCTCGCGATGCTGCAAGACTGGGCCGAACCGTCGCCGCTGGATCGCGTGCTGAACTTCCATCGTCCGCTGGAGAGCCGCGACGCCGAAGTAGCGAAAGCCGCGCTGGTCACCCAATTGCCGGGTCTGCTGGCCGGTACCGAGAAAGTTCGCAACGCCGCCGCGCAATTGGCCGCCAAGTCTGGTATTCAAGAGGTCGCACCGGTTTTGATCGCGTTGATGAATGACGCGGAGCAAACTCCGCAAACTCGGGCCGATGCGCTGACCGCTGCAGTCGCACTGAACGCTAACAACAAGTCGGTCGTGCTTGACGCGCTTTCGTCCGATGTGCCTGAGGTTCGCGCCGCCGCCCGTTCGTTGCTGGAGAAGGTCGCTCCTGACCAGGCGATCGCCAAGTTGGCAGGCGGAGCGAAAGCCGGCACGAAGGTTGAACGCCAGCAGGCGCTTGCTTCGCTGGCCGAGACCAAATTGGATGGCTCCGCCGCAGCGATAGCCGATCAAGTCGCCGCGTTGTTAGCCGGAGAAGTGCCGGTCGATACGCAACTGGACGTGCTGCAAGCCGCCGAAGCGAAACGAGACGACAAAGCGGTAGGTGAGTTGCTAGGCAAGTACGAAGCGACGCTCGACGCATCCGATCCGCTGGCGATGTATCGACCGGCTTTGGCGGGCGGCGATGCCGAGAAGGGACGTAAGATCTTCTTTGAAAAGACGGAAGTCTCGTGCGTCCGTTGTCACCGTGCTCAAGGAACCGGCGGTCGCGTCGGTCCAGAACTCGACAAGATCGGCGCCGAAAAAAAGCCGGAGTATCTGCTGGAAGCGATCGTCCGCCCGAACGCGAAAATCGCGAAAGGATTCGAGTCGGTCATGGTCCTGACGGTCGACGGACAGACGCTCTCCGGCGTGTTGAAAGAAGAGACCGACGACGCGCTCAGTCTGGTCAACGCCGAAGGGAATTTGCTGACAATTTTGCAGGATGACATTGATGTTCGCAAAGCGGCGAACTCGCCGATGCCGGAAGATATCTACAAACATCTTTCGCGACAGGAAATCCGCGACCTGGTCGCCTTCCTGGCGAACCTTAAGAAGGGCGCAAAGGGCGCCGGGCACGAGTAGGCGGCGCCGCTGGAATGCGGCTGGACACTTACTTTAAGCCGGGTTGGTATCGCCATCGTTTTCCCTCGCTGGCGCAACGGGCTAGTGTTGCGTCACGCGAGAATTTTTGGCTTTGACCAAGGGAGTGTGGAACGGCGCGTTTCGTTTGTGTAGCCTGGGACGTAGAAACCTGCCCGCCCATTGAAAGCCTACCGACATGCTATTCCGTGCTCTCTTCGCTTGCCTGGCCTTTGTTGCGTTTTTCGCGTCGCCGCTATTGGCGGCCCAGGATCGCCCCAACATCATTTTGGTGATGGCCGACGATCAGGGGTGGGGAGACGTCGGCTATAACCATGCGGCGCCGATCTTGACGCCGAATCTGGACAAAGCGGCTGCCGAGGGGGTTCGCTTCGATCGGTTTTACGCCGCGGCTCCGGTTTGCTCGCCGACACGCTGCAGCGTGTTGACCGGCCGCAATCCAAATCGTTCGGCGGTCTATGCTTGGGGGTGGCCGATTCGTCCGCAAGAGATCACCTTGGCCGAGCGGCTGCAAGTCGCAGGCTACGCAACGTCGCACTTTGGCAAATGGCACCTCGGTTCGGTACGCACTGACAGCCCGGTCAATCCGGGCAAGTGCGGTTTCGATCACTGGATCAGCGCTCCCAATTTTTATGACAACGATCCGATCTTGTGCGACCAGGGTCGTGCGATTCAGTATCACGGCGAAAGCTCGGACGTGACCGCTGACCTGGCGATCGATTGGATTCGCGAGCAGGCGAAAAGGGAGAAGCCGTTCTTTTCGGTCGTGTGGTTTGGTTCGCCGCATAACCCGCATATCGCCGCGGACGCCGATCGCGAACTGTACAAAGATGAGCCTGCCAAGTTTCGTGATTACTACGGCGAAGTGACCGGTATCGATCGGGCGTACGGCAAGATCCGCAATACGCTGAAAGAGTTGGGAATCTCTGACAACACGATTCTGTGGTACTGCAGCGACAATGGCGCCGACAAGGCGAAAGGCTCGGCCGGCCTCTTTCGCGAGAAGAAGGGTTCGATCTACGAAGGCGGTTTGCTCGTGCCGGGCATTCTCGATTGGCCGGTTCGCTTTCCGGCGCCGCAGACGACATCGCTGCGAGCGACCACCTGCGACATCTTTCCGACGGTGCTGGCTGCCGCCGGACTGTCGCCAGATGAGGAACGTCCGCTGGATGGGATCAACCTGCTGCCGCTGCTGACGGCGAAGACCGAAGCACGACCGCAACCGATCGGATTTTGGCAGACAGCCAACGGTGGAATGCCGGTTCGTTCCGATGCGATGATGCAAGAGCTATTGAACAAGCAAGCGGCTGGCGGCGATTTGCCGGTGGAAGAAGTGAGTATTCATGCGGCTGACCTGCCGCAACCGCCGGTCTCAACTGATACCTTTCCGGGACACGCGTCGCTGATCAGCGGCGATTGGAAACTGCATCGCATTGAGAATAAGAAAGGAGCGGTTCGTTTCGAGTTGTACGATTTGGCCGCCGATCCGTATGAGAAGCAAAACGTACTGAAGCAGTATCCAGACGTAGCCGAGCAGCTGACGAAGCTGCAACACGATTGGCAACTTTCGGTCGTCAACAGCTTGAACGGCGCTGATTATTCGTTGCCTAATGGGCCAACTGTCCAGCCGTGATTCGGCCTCTATAGGGGCTAAATGCTTCTATTTGACGGAGCGATCCTTGGTGCGCCTACAATTGCATTAACGGGCAAACGGATTGCGACACACCTAACTTCTGCGTCGCATTCAGGTATCCCCTACGTTTCAAGGAGAGGCGCCATGAACGACGTGCAAATGACCAAAGAGTGGCGACATGTTCGCGAACGGCTTGAAGCAGCCGCCGAGCGACACGTCGCTCATTATCCCGATACAGAAGATGCGGTTCGACGGCAAACAGCTCTTTTTTGCGCCCAAACGCCGCCAGCCGAAACGGAAGAATTGCTTGACCGAATTCTCGCGGCGAATGATCTAACCGCTTCCTGGACCCGTGATGAAGCGTCGGCCGAGGTGCCGAATGATCGCGTTGATGAGTCCAGCGTCGAATCATTCCCGGCCAGCGATCCGCCCAATTGGTCGCCGACCATTATTTAGGCGAAACAGGAGTTCGCGAGAGCAAACGACCAAACGTCAACATGCGAGAGTTGATTATATTCAGCGGTCAGCGGTCTGGTCGGCACGGTGGAAATCAGACTGCTGATCGCCTCATAGCTTTCTCGGCTCGGTCGCTTGCTTGGCGATATTCGGGTTGAAGAGAACAACGTCCGTTTCCACTTTCCATTGTTACCGGCATCTTACTCAGCTTTCTCTTGAGCGGCGTGCTGTTATGGCGGAGATAGATTGATACAGCAAGCGGAGGACATTTTCTCTGCTATGAGTTTGGCGATCTCGCACTTGATCCCCAGGAAACCGGGCTCAATTTTTCAGCGGTTTCCCTAGATGCTTAGGTAATGATGACTTGCCGGCCGCTAATCGTATGCGACAGGCAACCCCTTGATCTGGCGTTTTTTGAACCTAGGCCTTGGGTTCTGCGCGACTTCGCCGATCTGTCATAAAACGTTGAAGAACTTGGCGATCTTGTTGATAATAGCTGCCTCGCCGTTCTTCGTGCTGACATGCAGAATGAGATGTCATGAGTTCTCTGGACGCCATCCTATCCCAACGTGATTCTCTTTCGATGGGGGTCGATTCATGGGAGATGTATTGCCAGACGCCCAACTGGCAGCGTGAGCGGATGATGGCCGTGAATCACTTTCATGACCCCGGCGGGCAATTTGAAATTGCCGAAGTGCTGTTGTCCGAGGCGATCGATGACGGCGATCCCGGCGGGATGAAGCTTTTGTCGTTGTTGTTGAACAGCGGTGCAAAGCATCCCCTAGAATTGGATATGGGGTTGGGAAAATATCATCGTCCCAATCGACCAGGCAGCATCGTTTTCGTGAGCGATCAACTTCCGTCCGAGATTAAAGGAGTAGGTCCCTTTCACTCGATCGCTTGGTATATTCGGCCCGAAGTTCTGCAGCGGCGGGCCAGTCGCATCTTGGGACGCGAAGCCCCTGCGATGGACGTTTTGCACTCAAAATCGTTCCGAGACGATGCGATTGAAGTGCTGCTTAAGCGACTACTTCACCAGTTTGAGAGTCAGCCCGCGGCAGGCGCCAGGATGACCGCTGACGATCTGGTCGACGATCTCATTCGCCGCTTGTTAGTTCTTACTGAAAATCAGTTGCCGGAGCCGCTCGGACCGAAAGAACGCCTGCGACCGGCGTCGATCCAACGTACGCTGGAATATCTGCACGCAAATTTCGCCCAAGAAGTTTCGCGCGACGATCTTGCCCAAGCAGCCGGCGTTGATCCCTGTCACTTCACGCGTTTGTTTCGTCAAACCATGGAACTGACCCCTTCTCGTTATCTCTTGCAGGTGCGCATTGATCACGCGAAGTACCTGCTGCGGTATGGGAACCCGGATCTGACGCTTGACCAAATCGCCGCGCAATGCGGCTTCTATAACCAATCGCACATGGGGCGAGAGTTTCGTCGTCAGGTGGGGACAACTCCTAACCTGTACCGGGTTTATTCTTAGTTTCCGCCAGAGCCGATTGCTGAAAAGTCTCTCACGACTGCATGCTTTTTGCGCAATTTTCGCCCGGTTCTCCATGGTTGCTCGGCGAACGGTTTTCTCTCGCGCATTTTCTGTCTCATAGATAAGCGAGAGAGGGTTCCGGAGACGGTGCGGCATGTCGCTGGAATGTCCGTAAGCTGCTTTCATGCAAGGGATTGCGTCTATTTGGCGCCGCTGCTGTCGGATCCCCGAAAGAGATCGGTATAGCGTTTGCTAATTTTGACCAAGCAAATATCCCGTATTCCTTTTTGGGTGACGAATCGATGAAAAAGCGTGGTTTTACATTGGTCGAACTATTGGTCGTGATTGCGATCATCGGAGTTCTCATAGGGCTTTTGCTTCCCGCAGTACAACAGGCGAGAGAAGCGGCTCGCCGAATGAGCTGTACGAATAATATGAAGCAACAGGGGCTGGCCCTGCATAACTATCACGATACCTACGGCGCATTGCCGAACGGAAGCATCTCGACCAACTGCAGTCCCAATATTTCAATCTTGCCCTTTCTAGAAGCCGGAAACGCGGAAGACCTTTACGATCATACTAAGCCGTACAACGATACCGAAAACCTTGATCTCAATAACAAAATGCCAGACGCCTACATCTGTGCGTCGACTCCGCAAGGAGGCGAGCCGTTGACGTCGTCCAAGGGCTTGGGCTTTCAAACTTCCGACTACAGTTATGTTCTAAATTCGACATTGGGATATTCGGGAACATTCGCTCGCTATAGCCCATTCAGCA
The nucleotide sequence above comes from Blastopirellula sp. J2-11. Encoded proteins:
- a CDS encoding discoidin domain-containing protein; protein product: MKRTSLALLLVCLIITSAQAQTAPKPIKALLVTGGCCHDYDNQKNLIKIGLEERALMEVTVVHQGGSTTDTKIPLYQDPDWAKGYDIILHDECFAGVNDPAWTARVLKPHQEGVPGVVIHCAMHCYRDKTDQWFKFCGVTSHGHGAQYPHEVLNVDAEHPIMEGFGAAWANPQGELYHIAKLWPDAHSLGVAKNQDNGKAETCVWVNQYGDTRVFGTTLGHHNETVSADKFLDLLTRGALWACDKLNADYLKPEMPKLVPVNLAQGKPTTASSEETGKSNFKQLAVDGDPATRWCAGNGSAPQWLIVDLETPQSIHGCKIDWESDQTIYRYTVDVSSDQNVWKTVVDRSQNDGDRNHQFDFAADDVRYVRVQYLGSNTGGWGSVRELSVFGDQWTTIDPVADADSADAELLAKVKVPEEFDVTLFAAPPAVTYPVYVAAAPDGVVYVSVDKNGSLDRKLNRGAIYRLRDIDGDGRADESKLFVSDVDSPRGLVWDRDRLYVMHPPHLSAFIDHDGDGVADEEKVLVKNIAFDFKDRPADHTSNGVTLGIDGWLYLAIGDFGFMEAEGADGTKLQFRYGGVIRVRPDGSGLQVYSRGTRNILEVALDPRLNGFTRDNTNDGGGWDIRLHHFSGHETHGYPRLYMNFGDEIVQPLADYGGGSGCGALYLSEPGFPGEYGDAIYTADWGRSMIYRHLPKASGATFTADQEEFIKLPRVTDLDVDAQGNIYATSWDGATFTYNGEHVGSLIRVTPKGYQAKPVPDFLTATAEELVKLIADSASHRIRLAAQRELLARNVDDASVAALTKLVENKSAPLDNRVAAIFTLKQWLGQKSHAILARVAADESMRAFAIRALTDRWDQQTEIPVNLLLESLSSSDARTQLEAIVGLTRLGDVKNGAAITAYLDHQDPIIAHTAVQALIKLQAAGAALAVIDNPQASSAQRTGAIRVVQSLHDADVVTALIERLAKEQDAARRSDLLIALCRLYNHEGKWTGQSWGTRPDTRGPYYQPEPWSESPRIAAALKNQLESLSPTDAEFLLKQLARHRVDLDGSLQLVLTRAAADAQFIPAAVTKIAAGDSLPSEAIPLLEKVVADETAEAAVKSAAVIALLRSQNKDVLATAHAGLNALHSDTKSKAAYLAAFDAFKDSGRLSSCVHPLQEMAVSNEGIASVWADAGLVLLSQQKKLSPEVQAIVAKSVDSGWSDRPRQRLEAVYLANDRRAEEKIIELLASNDPQVSGAAQRIANAWQIKAQMPSGPKLKTMKPEEIIAQVMKKKGDVKRGEQLFAKLTCNRCHTVDPNEKPIGPYLPQVAKTYRREQLAESVLLPSKTFAQGFVTNIFLLDDGRVMTAFITSEAADEIIIRDEQGNEHKLDPDAIDARKKSEVSVMPKGLTDEITLDEFTSLIDYLQSLAAKAPDAK
- a CDS encoding nucleotide pyrophosphohydrolase, yielding MTDEAPSLNTLIDRLTTDDQTSVAAIKQMISQFVAERDWRQFHAPKNISMALAVEAAELMEHFQWLTVEASREVESDPAKMTAIGEELADILCYGLALANELNIDVAAAMSDKMRKNIRKYPKDEYQGRYGKDDPGRRD
- a CDS encoding PVC-type heme-binding CxxCH protein, with product MKLFAPILALALSTLALPSFVRAENDVPEPETPQVAPASDEGKNAMSGFQMPAGFQVELFAAEPRIANPVAFCFDPTGRVFVAETFRQSKGVEDNRGHNYWLHDDLAAQSVEDRRAYILKHHPEAKESYTKHDDRIRLIEDRDGDHRADHDSVFADHFNDIVEGTGAGVLWLNGDLFYTNIPNLWKLRDTDNDGVADQRKALYTGFGVRYAFRGHDMHGLVVGNDGKVYFSIGDRGYNVRTNAGVLKDPGSGAVFRCNPDGTELEVFYTGLRNPQELTFDDYGNLFTGDNNSDSGDAARWIYLVEGGNSGWNMAFQYLSDRGPWNREKLWHPFHEGQAAYLNPPIRNFGDGPSGLAYYPGVGLGEKFRGTFFLCDFRGGPANSGVRSFTLKNKGATYEMVDHQLAIWHILATDVDFGPDGAIYVSDWVDGWNGLNKGRLYRFFDPKEIDQPIVKEMQKLLAAGFTDKATDELGKLLAHPDRRVRQGAQFELANRDALDVFNQVATSSDNQLARLHAIWGIGQIADKLRDVRERAEPAKALSETMVKDADPEVRAQAAKVLGDLEVPESLVALLDDENPRVKYFALVGVSKGNHFGDTRPMFERIVEILAENDDQDPVLRHGAVLALAATRNVQQIGDLSKHDSVAVRRAAVVALRRLHSPSIVRFLGDGNESVVLEAARAIHDLPMEAAMPQLAGLIHRGLKDNALLRRVLNANFRLGDAETAAALAEYAADSNAPEAMRLEALAMLQDWAEPSPLDRVLNFHRPLESRDAEVAKAALVTQLPGLLAGTEKVRNAAAQLAAKSGIQEVAPVLIALMNDAEQTPQTRADALTAAVALNANNKSVVLDALSSDVPEVRAAARSLLEKVAPDQAIAKLAGGAKAGTKVERQQALASLAETKLDGSAAAIADQVAALLAGEVPVDTQLDVLQAAEAKRDDKAVGELLGKYEATLDASDPLAMYRPALAGGDAEKGRKIFFEKTEVSCVRCHRAQGTGGRVGPELDKIGAEKKPEYLLEAIVRPNAKIAKGFESVMVLTVDGQTLSGVLKEETDDALSLVNAEGNLLTILQDDIDVRKAANSPMPEDIYKHLSRQEIRDLVAFLANLKKGAKGAGHE
- a CDS encoding sulfatase gives rise to the protein MLFRALFACLAFVAFFASPLLAAQDRPNIILVMADDQGWGDVGYNHAAPILTPNLDKAAAEGVRFDRFYAAAPVCSPTRCSVLTGRNPNRSAVYAWGWPIRPQEITLAERLQVAGYATSHFGKWHLGSVRTDSPVNPGKCGFDHWISAPNFYDNDPILCDQGRAIQYHGESSDVTADLAIDWIREQAKREKPFFSVVWFGSPHNPHIAADADRELYKDEPAKFRDYYGEVTGIDRAYGKIRNTLKELGISDNTILWYCSDNGADKAKGSAGLFREKKGSIYEGGLLVPGILDWPVRFPAPQTTSLRATTCDIFPTVLAAAGLSPDEERPLDGINLLPLLTAKTEARPQPIGFWQTANGGMPVRSDAMMQELLNKQAAGGDLPVEEVSIHAADLPQPPVSTDTFPGHASLISGDWKLHRIENKKGAVRFELYDLAADPYEKQNVLKQYPDVAEQLTKLQHDWQLSVVNSLNGADYSLPNGPTVQP